DNA sequence from the Geobacter sp. AOG2 genome:
ATCTGTATTGGCAACGATAAAATCCACTTTATGTATGTTATTGGCAATCATCGTGTTGACGGCATTACCGCCGCCGCCGCCCACGCCAATCACCTTGATTACGGCACTTTGTTCAATGGTTTCATCAAATTCGAACATTGTGTTTCCCCCTTAATAAATGGCAGATGCTGCTTGTCCAGTGACACTGAAATGTAACCGTAATTTCCGCAAGAATCAAAGGAAAAAACATTAAAATATTCGCAATAATGAACAGGCTTTAAATTCAGTTTGTTAGGCTCTTGAAGAGGTCGCGACTCACTTCGGGGAGATCCCGGAAGGTATCGCTGAACAGGAGGGGAACGAGAGAGAAGGCACTCGGAAGCTGCGGGCTGTAATGGTAGGCAAATGGCCATCGTAACCCCCCGATAACAAGCTGGTTCCTGTTGTGCCGAGCTAACGGCGATATATCAGAAAAACTCCCTGAACCATGTTTTCATACGCCGCACGGCGTTGCCGAAGATGCTGTCCTCCGACTTGCTGGTGGGAAATTCCCGGGCGCCGAAGTTGCGGCTACCGTAGACGATTAGTCCGACGCCGGTTGCGTAGACCGGCGAGTTGACCACGTCCACCAGGCCGCCGATCCGCTGGGGCACACCGCGGCGCACCGGCAGGTTGAAGATCTGCTCGGCCAGTTCGGGCATCCCCTCCAGGATGCTGGAACCGCCGGTGATGACCACACCCGATGCAATGGAATCCTCCAGTCCGGATTTTATAATCTCCCGATTTACCAACGTGAAGATTTCTTCCACGCGGGGGCCAAGTATTTCACACAGTACATTGCGGGACAACTCACGCGGCTTGCGGCCGCCGACGCTGGGCACCTCGATCTTGTCGTCCTTGCCCACAAGAGCCGCGAGACAGCAGCCGTACTTTTGCTTGATTTTTTCCGCCTCAGCCATTGGGGTACGCAGGCCGACGGCGATGTCGTTGGTCAGGTGGTTGCCCCCCAGAGAGAGCACCGACGTATATTTGATGGCCCCTTCGGCGAAGATGGCGATGTCGGTAGTGCCGCCGCCGATATCCACCAGACAGACCCCCAATTCCTTTTCGTCGGCCGACAGAACGGCTTCCGAGGATGCCAACTGCTCCAGCACGATGTCAGCCACATCCAGACCGGCCCGGTTGCAGGATTTGACGATATTCTGGGCACTGGCCACGGCGCCGGTGACGATGTGGACCTTGGCCTCCAGGCGTACGCCGCTCATGCCGAGGGGTTCGCGGATACCGTCTTGTTCGTCGATGATGAATTCCTGTGGCAGGATGTGGATAACCTCACGGTCCATAGGGATGGCTATGGCCTTGGCGGCGTCGATCACCCGTCGCACGTCTTCCTGGGCCACCTCCCGGTTCTTGATGGCGATCACTCCCTGAGAGTTGATCCCCTTGATGTGGCCGCCGGCGATGCCGGCATACACCGACTTTATCTCGCAGCCGGCCATCAGCTCTGCCTCGTCGATGGCCTTGCGGATAGAGGCGACCGTGCTTTCGATGTTGATTACCACGCCTTTGCGCAGGCCGCTGGACGGGCTGGTGCCGATGCCGACGATGTCGATGCCGTCCTCTGTGACATTGCCCACAATGGCACAGATTTTGGTAGTGCCGATATCGAGACCGACAATCAAATTATCTCTTTTGGTTGCTGACATGCGCCCCCCTGCCTGATATGGGAATTTTTATTAGCCCTTTTTTACCACGATCTTGTCATTGTAATCGAGATCGATGTAGTGCAACGTGGACCGTTGGGCCATTAGTTCGCGGTAGATGCGGGCAAAACGGTCCACCTTCGCGGCGAAATCGCCGGATCCGATCTTCACCGGAAGTGCGCCGGAGGAGGTAAACATGGTGAATCCATAGCCCTTATCGTAATGAATCTCCGATACATCTGCAAGGATAAATGCGCCTTTTTCGTGCAAAATCGTGAGCAGATCGCAGGTGGCCTTGAGGGCCTCCCGGGTTCCCGCCGGGTCGGTGTTCAAATCCTCTTCGTTGAAGCCGGTTACCACCGGATAGTCCAAGCGGTCGCCTTGGTTTAGTACCTTGAAAATGTTACCCTTGGTATCCAGGTAATAGATGAATCCCATGTTGACCACGGCCAGCGGTTCGCGCTCGGTTACGGCGATGGAAAGGCCGTCCGGGAGGTAGCGCCGGATCTGGACCGATTCGATCCAGGGGTTCTGCATGAGGTGTTCACCCATCAGCTTCAGGTTCATGCGCAGCAGGTCGCGACCCGGTTCAGCGCCGGCGATGGCCAGGATCTCGTCACGGGTCAGTCGGCGGGAGTTTGAAACTTCCACATTCTTGAGGCGGAAAAAGGTTGCGGAGGAAAATGCCCGGTAGATGCCGAAGAACATCGCACAGGCCAACGCCGCACCGCTCAGGCCAAGGGTAGCCTTGCCCAAGGGACGCAGGTACTTCTTCAGGTCCAGCGGTTGACGCTGGATCTTGACCTTGTTGGCCGTCACCTTTTTACGGTGGTATGGCGAGGCTGCGAAATCGCGCATCTTCAGTCTGCCTTGATTGAGAGTGTTGCCGAATCGATGATACGTGCCACCAACGCTTCAAAGGAGAGCCCGGCGCCTTTGGCGGCGATCTCCGGTAGGAGCGAGAGGGCGGTCATGCCGGGCAGGGTGTTGACCTCCAAAACATAACACTCCTCCTGTGCGGTGACGAGCAGGTCCACCCGGCTGTACCCGCTGCATCCCAGTGAACGATGGGCCGCCAGGCCGGTTTGCAGCGCCTTTTCGTACAATGCCGGGGCCAGGCGTGCCGGGAAAATGTGTTCGGCCATGCCATCGGTATACTTGGCCTCGTAATCGTAGAATTCTCCCTTTGGGACGATCTCGATGGCGCCGACGGGGCGGTCCTCCAGAATGCCGACCTGCACTTCCTGCCCCTTGATATACTGCTCTACCAGAATCTCGTTGTCGTGGCGGAAGGCCAGTTCAAGGGCCGGCACCAGCTGTTGCTCCTCCTTGACGATGGAGATCCCCACCGAAGAACCCTCCTGCACCGGCTTGACCACCAGGGGGAGGCCGAAGGGGAGTTCTGCAAGCCGTACCGTTTCGCCCCTCCGGAAATGGCGGAAGGGAGCCGTCAGGATGCCGCTGGCTGTGAAGGTCTGCTTACTGAAGAGCTTGTGCATGGCCAAAGCGCTGGCCAAGACCCCAGAACCGGTATAGGGAATTTGCATCAGCTCCAGCAGGCCTTGTATGCAGCCGTCTTCGCCATAGCGACCGTGCAGGGCGATGAAGGCCGCCCGGACCTCCTCACGTTCAAGTACAGCCGCCAGGTCGCGGCCGACGTCGATGGCCACGGCATCGTACCCCTGGGCGAGTAGAGCCCGGTGCACGGCGGTGCCGCTGTTCAGAGACACCTCCCGCTCCGCCGAGAGTCCCCCCATCAGGACGCCTATTCTTCTGCCTTTCATGGTTCCTCTCCTACGATCCTGACCTCTTCCTCAAGCTCGACGCCGGAGGTTTTGAAGACCGCATCCTTGACCCTTTTGGCCAGTTCAAGGAAGTCGGCTGCCGTTGCCCCACCCCGGTTGATCAGGAAATTGCTATGCATCTCCGACACCTGGGCTCCTCCCACAACGGCGCCGCGCAGGCCGGCCCGGTCAATCAGTCGCCAGGCGGCCTGGCCGGCAGGGTTCTTGAAAAACGACCCGGCACTGGGAAAACCCACATTGTGCTTTGAACGCCGCAGTTCCGTATCCTTGCGGATCTCCTCCTCGGTCTCCTGCGGGTCGCATTCGGTGAGCCTGAACAGGGCAGCCAGCACGATCGCCCCTACGGGCAATGTCAGATGACGATAGCCGTAATCCAGTTCCTCCCTGCGGTACTCGGTAACCGTGTCCCCCAACAGAAGGGTCAGGGATTCCAGCCGCTCCAGGACCCCCGAGCCGTAGGCACCGGCATTCATCTTGACGGCTCCCCCCACCGTGCCGGGGATGCCGGAGATGTAACCGATGCCCCCCAGGCCCCGTTCCTGGGCGAAGCGCACCAATGCCAGATTCTCCGCCCCGGCTTCAGCCCGGATCAGCCGCTCACCCACTTCATTGATCCGGTTGAAGCGCGCCAGCGAGATTACCGCTCCCCGAATGCCGCCGTCCCGCACCAGCAGGTTGTAACCCCGGCCGATGGCCATCCAGGGTGCCTGATGCTCCTTCAGACTTCGCATCAGTGTCAGCAGGTCGTCCGTGTCCTCCGGTTCTGCGTACAGGTCGGCTGTCCCTCCCACCTTGAGAGAGGTGTGCTTGCTCATGGCTTCGTCATACAGCACTTGGCCCCGTATGCTGATGTTCCCCAGGTTCAGATCATGCCTCCAGCCGCTTGACCAACGCCTCACCCTGCTGCCAGATGCTCCCGGCCCCGAGGGTTATGACGATGTCCCCTTCCTTGACGATTCCGGCCAAGTGTTCGGGGATCAACTCACGGTCAGCGATATAGGTGACGTCTTTCTGGCCATGGCGCCGGATCTCTTGGGAAAGCCGTTCGGCGTTCGCGCCTTCGATCGGCTGTTCGCCGGCGGCATACACGTCGGTCAGAACCAGCACGTCGGCGTCGTAGAAAGCAGTGACGAACTCATTGAACAGCTCGTGGGTACGGCTGTAGCGATGGGGCTGGAAGGCCGCGATGATGCGCCGTTCCGGCCACCCCTGGCGCGCCGCCGCCAGGGTCGCCTTGATCTCGGCCGGGTGGTGCCCGTAGTCGTCCACCACCATAATCCCGCGGGGTTCTCCCTTGACGGTGAAGCGTCTGCCCACCCCGCCGAAGGCGGCGAAACCCTCCTGGATGGCGGCAAACGGTATGTCCAGTTCCAGAGCCACCGCAATGCAAGCCATGGCGTTGAGCACGTTATGGGAACCGGGCATGGGAAAGGTAATCTCCCCCAGCCGGTACCCCTTGTAATGGGCCACGAAGGAGGTGCTGAAACCGTCGTGCCTGACATGGGTGGCGCGGATGTCGGCTTGGGAGGAGAGGCCATAGGTCATATAGCGCTTCTTCACCAGCGGCAGAATTTCGCGGATGTTCTTGTCATCCAGGCAGAGCACGGCCAAACCGTAGAACGGCACCTTGTTGATGAACTCCACAAAGGTGTCCTTGATCTCGTCGATGCCGCCGGAATAGTGGTCCAGATGGTCGGCATCGATATTGGTCACCACGGCGATTGTGGGCGAGAGCACCAGGAAGGAACCGTCCGATTCGTCGGCCTCGGCTACTAGAAACTGCCCCTGTCCGAGTCGGGCGTTAGTACCGATGGCGTTCAGTTTGCCACCGATGACGATGGTGGGGTCGATGCCGGCATGGCCCAGGATCGAGGCGGCCATGGAGGTGGTGGTTGTCTTGCCGTGGGTGCCGGCGATAGCGATGCCGTATTTCATGCGCATCAACTCTGCCAGCATCTCGGCCCGGGGAATGACCGGCACGTGCAGCCGCTTGGCCTCCACTACCTCGGGATTGTCGTCATGCACGGCCGAGGAGATCACAACCACATCGCTGCTTTTCAGGTTTTCGGCCTTGTGTCCGATGCCGATCTCGGCCCCCAGGGAGGCGAGGCGTTCCGTGGTGTCGGAACTGCGCAGGTCGGAACCGGACACTTTGTAGCCCAAGTTGATGAGCACCTCGGCGATGCCGCTCATGCCGATGCCGCCGATACCGACGAAGTGGATTCTTTCAATTTTTCCGTACATAATGAACACCTTTTTGCTACAGGGATATGGAGGAAAAACAAACACCTAAACCAGCCGTTTTTCGCTTTTATGTTTTCCTCTGTGTCTCCGTATCTCTTTGGCAGATTTAATGTTTTTCGATTTATAGTTTCTTCATCATCTCGTCCACGATAATTTTAGCCGCGTCCAACCGGGCCAGTCCGAAAGCTAACGCCCCGGCGCGGCGCACCGTCTCGGGGTTCTCGGCCAGCTCGTGGATGATTCCGGCCAACCGCTCCCCCGACAACTCCCGTTCCAGCAGCATGAATCCGGCCCCCTTCTTAAGGAATGCCTCCGCATTCCTGCGCTGGTGGTCATCCACCGCGTGGGGAAAGGGGATGAAGAGGCAGGCCTTGCCGCAAGCTGTCACCTCGGCGATGGTTGTGGCCCCGGCGCGGCAGATTACCAGGTTGGCTGGCTGGTATGCCGCAGCCATGTCTTGGATGAACGGCATCACGGCAGCATTAAAACCGTGCTTGCGATATGCCGCAGCCACCTCGTCCGCATCCTTTTCGCCGGTCTGGTGGGTAATCTCCAATCTTGCTGCATAGCGCTCCAGGTGGGGCAGTGCCGCGAGCATGGCCATATTGATGGCGTGGGCCCCCTGGCTGCCGCCGAAGATGAAGAGGCGAAAGGGTGCATTCTCCTCGCTGTCGCTTTGTTGAAGCGGGATAGTCGCAAGATTGGGGGGATTCTGTCCCGCCACCACGTCCAGAATCTGCCGCCGCAGCGGGTTGCCGGTCAAGAGCGTCTTATCTGTGGGGAAAAAACGGGTCGACTCGTCCAGGGTAATGAATACCCGATCGGCGAATTTTGCCAGCAAGCGGTTGGTGAGGCCGGGGATGGCGTTCTGTTCGTGGATGGAGCAGGGTATCTGCATGCCGCGGGCCGCCAGTACCATAGGCAGCGAGGCGTAGCCCCCCACGCCCAGCACCATGTCGGGGCGCCATTTTTTCAGGATTTTGCGGGATTGAGCGTAACCGTAGAGCATCATCGATAGACCCTTGACCTGGCTCAAGCCACCCTTGCCGCGAATGCCCGCCGCCGAAATCAGCTCCAACCGGTAACCTGCTGCCGGGACGGCGCGGGCCTCGATACCCCGCTCGGTACCGACGAACAGCACCTCGTTGGCCGAGTCACGAGCGAGGAATTCCTCGGCTACGGCGATGCCGGGGAAGAGGTGGCCGCCGGTGCCGCCGCCGGCAATCAGCAGTCTCATGGCTCCTCCTTCAGGTTGATGGCCGAGATTTTCAGTCCCGAGGAGATATTGA
Encoded proteins:
- the ftsA gene encoding cell division protein FtsA, which translates into the protein MSATKRDNLIVGLDIGTTKICAIVGNVTEDGIDIVGIGTSPSSGLRKGVVINIESTVASIRKAIDEAELMAGCEIKSVYAGIAGGHIKGINSQGVIAIKNREVAQEDVRRVIDAAKAIAIPMDREVIHILPQEFIIDEQDGIREPLGMSGVRLEAKVHIVTGAVASAQNIVKSCNRAGLDVADIVLEQLASSEAVLSADEKELGVCLVDIGGGTTDIAIFAEGAIKYTSVLSLGGNHLTNDIAVGLRTPMAEAEKIKQKYGCCLAALVGKDDKIEVPSVGGRKPRELSRNVLCEILGPRVEEIFTLVNREIIKSGLEDSIASGVVITGGSSILEGMPELAEQIFNLPVRRGVPQRIGGLVDVVNSPVYATGVGLIVYGSRNFGAREFPTSKSEDSIFGNAVRRMKTWFREFF
- the murC gene encoding UDP-N-acetylmuramate--L-alanine ligase, which gives rise to MYGKIERIHFVGIGGIGMSGIAEVLINLGYKVSGSDLRSSDTTERLASLGAEIGIGHKAENLKSSDVVVISSAVHDDNPEVVEAKRLHVPVIPRAEMLAELMRMKYGIAIAGTHGKTTTTSMAASILGHAGIDPTIVIGGKLNAIGTNARLGQGQFLVAEADESDGSFLVLSPTIAVVTNIDADHLDHYSGGIDEIKDTFVEFINKVPFYGLAVLCLDDKNIREILPLVKKRYMTYGLSSQADIRATHVRHDGFSTSFVAHYKGYRLGEITFPMPGSHNVLNAMACIAVALELDIPFAAIQEGFAAFGGVGRRFTVKGEPRGIMVVDDYGHHPAEIKATLAAARQGWPERRIIAAFQPHRYSRTHELFNEFVTAFYDADVLVLTDVYAAGEQPIEGANAERLSQEIRRHGQKDVTYIADRELIPEHLAGIVKEGDIVITLGAGSIWQQGEALVKRLEA
- a CDS encoding cell division protein FtsQ/DivIB; its protein translation is MRDFAASPYHRKKVTANKVKIQRQPLDLKKYLRPLGKATLGLSGAALACAMFFGIYRAFSSATFFRLKNVEVSNSRRLTRDEILAIAGAEPGRDLLRMNLKLMGEHLMQNPWIESVQIRRYLPDGLSIAVTEREPLAVVNMGFIYYLDTKGNIFKVLNQGDRLDYPVVTGFNEEDLNTDPAGTREALKATCDLLTILHEKGAFILADVSEIHYDKGYGFTMFTSSGALPVKIGSGDFAAKVDRFARIYRELMAQRSTLHYIDLDYNDKIVVKKG
- the murB gene encoding UDP-N-acetylmuramate dehydrogenase, producing the protein MSKHTSLKVGGTADLYAEPEDTDDLLTLMRSLKEHQAPWMAIGRGYNLLVRDGGIRGAVISLARFNRINEVGERLIRAEAGAENLALVRFAQERGLGGIGYISGIPGTVGGAVKMNAGAYGSGVLERLESLTLLLGDTVTEYRREELDYGYRHLTLPVGAIVLAALFRLTECDPQETEEEIRKDTELRRSKHNVGFPSAGSFFKNPAGQAAWRLIDRAGLRGAVVGGAQVSEMHSNFLINRGGATAADFLELAKRVKDAVFKTSGVELEEEVRIVGEEP
- the murG gene encoding undecaprenyldiphospho-muramoylpentapeptide beta-N-acetylglucosaminyltransferase, with protein sequence MRLLIAGGGTGGHLFPGIAVAEEFLARDSANEVLFVGTERGIEARAVPAAGYRLELISAAGIRGKGGLSQVKGLSMMLYGYAQSRKILKKWRPDMVLGVGGYASLPMVLAARGMQIPCSIHEQNAIPGLTNRLLAKFADRVFITLDESTRFFPTDKTLLTGNPLRRQILDVVAGQNPPNLATIPLQQSDSEENAPFRLFIFGGSQGAHAINMAMLAALPHLERYAARLEITHQTGEKDADEVAAAYRKHGFNAAVMPFIQDMAAAYQPANLVICRAGATTIAEVTACGKACLFIPFPHAVDDHQRRNAEAFLKKGAGFMLLERELSGERLAGIIHELAENPETVRRAGALAFGLARLDAAKIIVDEMMKKL
- a CDS encoding D-alanine--D-alanine ligase encodes the protein MKGRRIGVLMGGLSAEREVSLNSGTAVHRALLAQGYDAVAIDVGRDLAAVLEREEVRAAFIALHGRYGEDGCIQGLLELMQIPYTGSGVLASALAMHKLFSKQTFTASGILTAPFRHFRRGETVRLAELPFGLPLVVKPVQEGSSVGISIVKEEQQLVPALELAFRHDNEILVEQYIKGQEVQVGILEDRPVGAIEIVPKGEFYDYEAKYTDGMAEHIFPARLAPALYEKALQTGLAAHRSLGCSGYSRVDLLVTAQEECYVLEVNTLPGMTALSLLPEIAAKGAGLSFEALVARIIDSATLSIKAD